Proteins from one Catenuloplanes atrovinosus genomic window:
- a CDS encoding DivIVA domain-containing protein, with protein sequence MPQQQDSSLAFFESAKSEHDFTVVLRGYDRGQVDAHLGRLVAALNQSEQARAEAEQRMNDAQRRLRQAEQRLSSVEQKLTDTNKQLEENNRPTLSGLGTRVEQILRLAEEQANDHRSEAKRESEGILSAARLEAREITDKARAEAAAMKATAEREAGQVRTHAEREAAEVRVQARREADTLRADADRETKQLRTVTAHEVAELKSTVEREVSTLRATAEREITQLRAKAAREAEEKRAEATKMLTDARDKRDKDLQALALELAERREKAEREESQRHAAQVAATQKMVAEAEERARAAEDRAKEIEQRAEARRVESERNANETVEKAKALSDKTINEARAEAHRLVSEARTEAELTTQAARREVEDLTRQKDAVTSQLGQMLSGLAGIVPTPAAAAPAAAPAAAKAETTDKGDASDEKVPAKANN encoded by the coding sequence ATGCCCCAGCAGCAGGACTCTTCCCTCGCGTTCTTCGAGAGCGCGAAATCCGAGCACGACTTCACGGTCGTTCTCCGCGGTTACGACCGCGGCCAGGTGGACGCGCACCTGGGCCGGCTGGTCGCCGCCCTGAACCAGTCGGAGCAGGCGCGGGCCGAGGCCGAGCAGCGGATGAACGACGCGCAGCGCCGCCTGCGCCAGGCTGAGCAGCGCCTCAGCTCGGTCGAGCAGAAGCTGACCGACACCAACAAGCAGCTCGAGGAGAACAACCGCCCGACGCTGTCCGGTCTGGGCACGCGCGTCGAGCAGATCCTCCGCCTCGCCGAGGAGCAGGCGAACGATCACCGCAGCGAGGCCAAGCGCGAGTCGGAGGGCATCCTCTCCGCCGCCCGCCTGGAGGCCCGCGAGATCACCGACAAGGCCCGCGCCGAGGCCGCCGCCATGAAGGCGACCGCGGAGCGCGAGGCCGGCCAGGTCCGCACGCACGCCGAGCGCGAGGCCGCCGAGGTCCGCGTGCAGGCCCGCCGCGAGGCGGACACGCTGCGCGCCGACGCCGACCGTGAGACCAAGCAGCTGCGCACCGTCACCGCCCACGAGGTCGCGGAGCTGAAGTCCACTGTCGAGCGCGAGGTCTCCACGCTGCGCGCCACCGCCGAGCGGGAGATCACCCAGCTCCGGGCGAAGGCGGCCCGCGAGGCCGAGGAGAAGCGCGCCGAGGCGACCAAGATGCTCACCGACGCCCGCGACAAGCGCGACAAGGACCTGCAGGCCCTCGCGCTGGAGCTCGCCGAGCGCCGGGAGAAGGCGGAGCGCGAGGAGTCGCAGCGCCACGCCGCCCAGGTCGCCGCCACGCAGAAGATGGTCGCCGAGGCCGAGGAGCGCGCCCGCGCCGCCGAGGACCGCGCCAAGGAGATCGAGCAGCGCGCCGAGGCCCGCCGCGTCGAGTCCGAGCGCAACGCGAACGAGACCGTCGAGAAGGCCAAGGCCCTCTCCGACAAGACCATAAACGAGGCGCGCGCCGAGGCGCACCGCCTGGTCAGCGAGGCCCGCACCGAGGCCGAGCTCACCACGCAGGCCGCTCGCCGCGAGGTCGAGGACCTGACCCGCCAGAAGGACGCCGTCACGTCCCAGCTCGGTCAGATGCTCTCCGGCCTGGCCGGCATCGTCCCCACGCCGGCCGCCGCCGCCCCGGCCGCGGCTCCCGCCGCCGCCAAGGCCGAGACCACGGACAAGGGCGACGCCTCCGACGAGAAGGTTCCGGCCAAGGCCAACAACTGA
- the mce gene encoding methylmalonyl-CoA epimerase has product MTSQPDTGFVTHGEIGILRIDHVGIAVADLDAAIEFYARVFDMRCVHQETNPEQGVREAMLAVGPDPDGGRLQLLAPLSPESTIARFLDRNGPGVQQVAYTVADVDAACAALRARGMRLLYPEPRRGTAGSRINFVHPKDAGGVLVELVEPAR; this is encoded by the coding sequence ATGACCTCACAGCCCGATACCGGATTCGTCACACACGGAGAGATCGGGATTCTCCGCATCGACCACGTCGGCATCGCGGTCGCGGACCTCGACGCCGCCATCGAGTTCTACGCCCGCGTCTTCGACATGCGGTGCGTGCACCAGGAGACCAACCCCGAGCAGGGGGTACGCGAGGCGATGCTCGCGGTCGGCCCGGACCCGGACGGCGGCCGCCTCCAGTTGCTGGCCCCGCTGAGCCCGGAGTCCACCATCGCGCGGTTCCTGGACCGCAACGGCCCGGGCGTGCAGCAGGTGGCCTACACCGTGGCGGACGTGGACGCGGCCTGCGCGGCGCTGCGGGCCCGCGGCATGCGGCTGCTCTACCCGGAGCCGCGGCGCGGCACCGCGGGCTCCCGGATCAACTTCGTGCACCCCAAGGACGCGGGCGGCGTGCTGGTGGAGCTGGTCGAACCCGCCCGCTGA
- a CDS encoding acetyl-CoA C-acetyltransferase — MGSVIVGGARTPMGRLLGNLKDFPATALGAVAIRAALERAGVAPEQVQYVIMGQVLQAGAGQIPARQAAVEAGIPMSVPAVTINKVCLSGLDAIALADQLIRAGEFDVVVAGGMESMTNAPHLLMGQRRGYRYGDVIVKDHMALDGLTDAWDCCSMGESTERHGARHGIPREEQDEFAATSHQRAAAAQKNGHFAEEIAPVTIPQRTGEPVVISEDEGIRPDATAESLSRLRPAFAKDGTITAGSSSPISDGAAAVVVMSRAKAEELGLSWIAEIGAHGNVAGPDNSLHSQPSNAINAALAKEGLTAADLDLVEINEAFAQVGIQSIRDLGISGDIVNVNGGAIALGHPIGMSGARLALTLALELRRRGGGVGVAALCGGGGQGDALIIRVP, encoded by the coding sequence ATGGGATCGGTAATCGTCGGCGGAGCGCGGACCCCGATGGGCCGGCTGCTCGGCAACCTCAAGGACTTCCCGGCCACGGCGCTCGGTGCGGTGGCGATCAGGGCGGCGCTGGAGCGGGCCGGCGTCGCGCCGGAGCAGGTGCAGTACGTGATCATGGGGCAGGTGCTCCAGGCCGGCGCGGGCCAGATCCCGGCGCGGCAGGCCGCGGTGGAGGCCGGCATCCCGATGTCGGTGCCCGCGGTGACGATCAACAAGGTGTGCCTGTCCGGGCTGGACGCGATCGCGCTGGCCGACCAGCTCATCCGCGCGGGCGAGTTCGACGTGGTGGTGGCCGGCGGCATGGAGTCGATGACCAACGCGCCGCACCTGCTGATGGGGCAGCGGCGGGGGTACAGGTACGGCGACGTGATCGTGAAGGACCACATGGCGCTGGACGGGCTCACCGACGCCTGGGACTGCTGCTCGATGGGCGAGTCCACCGAGCGGCACGGCGCGCGGCACGGCATCCCGCGCGAGGAGCAGGACGAGTTCGCCGCGACCAGTCACCAGCGGGCCGCCGCCGCGCAGAAGAACGGGCACTTCGCGGAGGAGATCGCGCCGGTCACCATCCCGCAGCGCACCGGCGAGCCGGTGGTGATCAGCGAGGACGAGGGCATCCGGCCGGACGCCACCGCGGAGTCGCTGTCCCGGCTGCGGCCCGCGTTCGCCAAGGACGGCACGATCACGGCCGGCAGCTCGTCGCCGATCTCCGACGGCGCGGCCGCGGTCGTGGTGATGAGCAGGGCCAAGGCGGAGGAGCTGGGGCTGAGCTGGATCGCGGAGATCGGCGCGCACGGCAACGTGGCCGGCCCGGACAACTCGCTGCACTCCCAGCCGTCCAACGCGATCAACGCGGCGCTGGCCAAGGAGGGGCTGACCGCGGCGGACCTGGACCTGGTCGAGATCAACGAGGCGTTCGCGCAGGTCGGCATCCAGTCCATCCGCGACCTCGGGATCAGCGGCGACATCGTGAACGTCAACGGCGGCGCGATCGCGCTCGGCCACCCGATCGGCATGTCCGGCGCCCGCCTCGCGCTCACGCTCGCGCTGGAGCTGCGCCGGCGCGGCGGCGGCGTGGGGGTGGCCGCGCTCTGCGGCGGTGGCGGGCAGGGCGACGCGCTGATCATCCGGGTGCCGTGA
- the meaB gene encoding methylmalonyl Co-A mutase-associated GTPase MeaB: MTSLRRSRDIPLLVEHARDGDPRAVARLITLVESGDASLPEMAAALSPYAGRARVVGITGSPGVGKSTTTNELVRALRKRDHRVGVLAVDPSSPFSGGAILGDRVRMQDHATDPGVYIRSMSNRGHLGGLSAATPQAVRVLEGAGCDVVLVETVGVGQAEVEVASLADTTVVLLAPGMGDAIQAVKAGILEIADVFVVNKADRDGADATYRDIQGMIGLADRGPGEWRPQVVRAVASRAEGIDDTLAALDRHHDWLVAHGELERRRAARASAEVEAIALGALRSRLTALRGGTALAALAAEVAAGHRDPYSAAASLLDSL, encoded by the coding sequence GTGACCTCCCTGCGCCGCAGCCGCGACATCCCCCTGCTGGTCGAGCACGCCCGCGACGGCGATCCGCGCGCGGTGGCCCGGCTGATCACGCTGGTCGAGTCCGGGGACGCGTCGCTGCCGGAGATGGCCGCGGCGCTGTCGCCGTACGCCGGGCGGGCGCGCGTCGTGGGCATCACCGGTTCGCCCGGCGTCGGCAAGTCCACCACCACGAACGAGCTGGTCCGGGCGCTGCGCAAGCGTGATCACCGGGTCGGTGTGCTGGCCGTCGACCCGTCCAGCCCGTTCAGCGGCGGCGCGATCCTCGGCGACCGCGTCCGGATGCAGGACCACGCCACGGACCCCGGCGTGTACATCCGGTCCATGTCCAACCGGGGCCACCTGGGCGGGCTGTCCGCGGCCACCCCGCAGGCCGTACGCGTGCTGGAGGGCGCCGGCTGCGACGTGGTGCTGGTCGAGACCGTGGGCGTCGGCCAGGCCGAGGTGGAGGTGGCGTCGCTGGCGGACACCACGGTGGTGCTGCTGGCACCCGGCATGGGCGACGCGATCCAGGCGGTCAAGGCCGGCATCCTGGAGATCGCGGACGTGTTCGTGGTGAACAAGGCCGACCGGGACGGCGCGGACGCCACGTACCGCGACATCCAGGGCATGATCGGCCTCGCCGATCGCGGCCCCGGGGAGTGGCGTCCGCAGGTGGTGCGCGCGGTGGCGTCCCGGGCCGAGGGCATCGACGACACGCTGGCCGCGCTGGACAGGCACCACGACTGGCTGGTCGCGCACGGCGAACTGGAGCGCCGTCGCGCCGCACGCGCGTCCGCGGAGGTGGAGGCGATCGCCCTCGGCGCGCTCCGCTCCCGGCTGACCGCGCTGCGCGGCGGAACGGCGCTGGCGGCCCTGGCCGCCGAGGTCGCCGCGGGCCACCGGGACCCCTACTCGGCCGCCGCGTCACTGCTGGACTCGCTCTAG
- a CDS encoding TetR/AcrR family transcriptional regulator: MPKLVDHEERRAELLAASWRVVRERGVDRLTTRAIADEAGCSLSVLAHFLGGKDDILVAAQTAMYERIVARAWRLGGDLKGLAALRAALEAALPFDDERAADAHVNVAFAGAALSHPRLAASRRESHVGIRELLRVCMREARELDELGAGVVDEAVIDDFIILVEGSALLSLVDGWAEEGRAERLARIATAFVDRLR, encoded by the coding sequence GTGCCGAAGCTGGTCGATCATGAGGAGCGGCGGGCGGAGCTGCTGGCGGCGTCCTGGCGCGTGGTGCGGGAGCGGGGCGTGGACCGGCTCACCACCAGGGCCATCGCGGATGAGGCCGGGTGCTCGCTGAGCGTGCTGGCGCACTTCCTCGGTGGCAAGGACGACATCCTGGTGGCGGCGCAGACCGCGATGTACGAGCGGATCGTGGCGCGGGCGTGGCGGCTCGGCGGGGATCTGAAGGGGCTGGCCGCGCTGCGGGCGGCGCTGGAGGCGGCGCTCCCGTTCGACGACGAGCGGGCGGCGGACGCGCACGTCAACGTGGCGTTCGCGGGGGCGGCGCTGTCGCATCCACGGCTGGCGGCGTCGCGGCGGGAGTCGCACGTGGGCATCCGGGAGCTGCTGCGGGTCTGCATGCGCGAGGCGCGCGAGCTGGACGAGCTGGGCGCGGGCGTGGTCGACGAGGCCGTGATAGACGACTTCATCATCCTGGTGGAGGGCAGCGCGCTGCTCAGCCTGGTGGACGGCTGGGCGGAGGAGGGCCGGGCCGAGCGGCTGGCCCGGATCGCCACCGCGTTCGTCGACCGGCTCCGCTGA
- a CDS encoding GH1 family beta-glucosidase, whose protein sequence is MTGLPLLPPGFRFGMATSAYQIEGAFDADGKGPSIWDTFTARPGTVRHGEHGRVAIDHYHRYAEDVAHVADAGAHDYRFSFSWPRVLPTGTGTVNEPGLDFYDRLVDELLARGVRPVPTIYHWDLPQALEDAGGWLSRDTAYAFADYAATLAGRLGDRVRDWITLNEMSVQVLYGYALTAHAPGRGLGFGALPAAHHQLLAHGLAVRALRAAGAATVGVAAQHFPVTPAGDDPADVAAAELFATLTNWTFADPILRGAYPDAVRDLLPVRDGDLEIISAPLDFYGVNYYEPTRIEAPRPGRDYRGVLEVEIPPDLPFAPVPPEATSRTDFGWAIVPAGLTTILTTLHDRYPALPPIVITENGASFHDAPPSPDGRVADERRTAYLDAHLRAVLDAISAGVEVRGYYVWSALDNFEWAAGYAERFGLVHVDRVTLRRTRKDSWHWFRSLIAAQPG, encoded by the coding sequence ATGACCGGGCTCCCGCTGCTCCCGCCGGGCTTCCGGTTCGGGATGGCCACGTCCGCGTACCAGATCGAGGGCGCCTTCGACGCCGACGGCAAGGGCCCGTCGATCTGGGACACGTTCACCGCGCGGCCCGGCACGGTCCGGCACGGCGAGCACGGCCGCGTCGCGATCGACCACTACCACCGGTACGCGGAGGACGTCGCGCACGTCGCGGACGCCGGCGCGCACGACTACCGCTTCTCGTTCTCCTGGCCGCGGGTGCTGCCCACCGGCACCGGCACGGTCAACGAGCCCGGGCTGGACTTCTACGACAGGCTGGTCGACGAGCTGCTGGCCCGCGGCGTCCGCCCGGTCCCGACGATCTACCACTGGGACCTGCCGCAGGCGCTGGAGGACGCGGGCGGCTGGCTGTCCCGGGACACCGCGTACGCGTTCGCCGACTACGCCGCGACCCTGGCCGGCCGGCTGGGCGACCGCGTCCGCGACTGGATCACGCTCAACGAGATGAGCGTGCAGGTCCTCTACGGGTACGCGCTGACCGCGCACGCGCCCGGCCGCGGCCTGGGCTTCGGCGCCCTGCCGGCGGCGCACCATCAGTTGCTGGCGCACGGGCTGGCGGTGCGGGCGCTGCGCGCGGCCGGCGCGGCCACGGTCGGCGTCGCCGCGCAGCACTTCCCGGTCACGCCCGCCGGCGACGACCCGGCCGACGTCGCCGCCGCGGAGCTGTTCGCGACGCTGACGAACTGGACGTTCGCCGACCCGATCCTGCGCGGCGCCTATCCGGACGCGGTGCGGGACCTGCTCCCGGTCCGGGACGGCGACCTGGAGATCATCTCCGCGCCGCTGGACTTCTACGGTGTCAACTACTACGAGCCGACCCGGATCGAGGCGCCGCGCCCGGGCCGCGACTACCGCGGCGTGCTGGAGGTGGAGATCCCGCCGGACCTGCCCTTCGCCCCGGTCCCGCCGGAGGCCACGAGCCGCACCGACTTCGGCTGGGCCATCGTCCCGGCCGGCCTGACCACGATCCTGACCACGTTGCACGACCGCTATCCGGCCCTGCCACCAATCGTGATCACGGAAAACGGCGCATCCTTCCACGATGCGCCGCCATCGCCGGACGGGCGGGTGGCCGACGAGCGGCGGACGGCATATCTCGACGCCCACCTGCGCGCGGTGCTCGACGCGATCTCGGCGGGGGTCGAGGTGCGGGGATACTACGTGTGGTCAGCGCTGGACAACTTCGAGTGGGCAGCGGGATATGCCGAACGCTTCGGTCTGGTCCACGTGGATCGAGTCACGCTGCGCCGCACCCGGAAGGACTCCTGGCACTGGTTCCGGTCCCTGATCGCCGCCCAGCCCGGGTGA
- a CDS encoding ATP-binding cassette domain-containing protein — MSVLSVDGVTLGYGGEPVLRDVSVRAEPGRLLAVTGPSGAGKTTLLHAMAGLLRPSAGEVRVGDEAVRDRDHAVSRRVVLVPQDNGLASILTAGENVQVALMAVGVRPADARAATAAALASLGLAEQAGQLVEELSGGQQQRTALARGLALAGDVLLADEVTSELDAVNRQRVLERLRAEADRGAAVVFATHDAEAAAFCDAELHLRDGRAESLAIVKSAP; from the coding sequence ATGTCCGTGCTGTCCGTCGACGGCGTCACGCTGGGCTACGGCGGCGAGCCGGTGCTGCGGGACGTCTCGGTGCGCGCCGAGCCCGGCCGGCTGCTGGCCGTCACCGGGCCGTCCGGCGCCGGCAAGACCACGCTGCTGCATGCCATGGCCGGGCTGCTGCGCCCGTCCGCCGGCGAGGTGCGCGTCGGCGACGAGGCCGTCCGCGACCGCGACCACGCGGTGTCCCGGCGCGTCGTGCTGGTGCCGCAGGACAACGGGCTGGCCTCGATCCTCACCGCCGGGGAGAACGTGCAGGTCGCGCTGATGGCGGTCGGCGTGCGCCCGGCGGACGCGCGCGCCGCCACCGCGGCCGCGCTGGCCTCGCTGGGCCTGGCGGAGCAGGCCGGGCAGTTGGTCGAGGAGCTGTCCGGCGGTCAGCAGCAGCGCACCGCGCTGGCCCGCGGGCTGGCGCTGGCCGGTGACGTGCTGCTGGCCGACGAGGTGACCAGCGAGCTGGACGCGGTGAACCGGCAGCGGGTGCTGGAGCGGCTGCGCGCGGAGGCCGACCGGGGCGCGGCCGTCGTGTTCGCCACGCACGACGCGGAGGCGGCCGCGTTCTGCGACGCGGAGCTGCATCTGCGAGATGGCCGCGCGGAGAGCTTAGCGATCGTTAAGTCCGCGCCCTAG
- a CDS encoding acyl-CoA mutase large subunit family protein, whose amino-acid sequence MDAEQIAAGRARWQARYDAARKRDADFTTLSGEPVAPLYGPPPDADLPGFARIGWPGEFPYTRGLYPTGYRGRAWTIRQFSGFGNARQTNERYKMLLAAGGGGLSVAFDMPTLMGYDSDDARALGEVGHCGVAVDSAADMDVLFDGIDLGAVTTSMTISGPAVPIFCMYLVAAERQGAALGSLDGTLQTDIFKEYIAQKEWLFAPEPHLRLIGDLMEFCAAEIPRYKPLSVSGYHIREAGSTAAQELAYTLADGFGYVELGLSRGLDVNRFAPGLSFFFDAHVDFFEEIAKFRAARRIWARWLRDVYGATDERAMWLRFHTQTAGVSLTAQQPVNNVVRTAVEALAAVLGGTNSLHTNALDETLALPTEESAEIALRTQQVLMEETGVANVADPLGGSWYVEALTDRIEEAAEAIFTRIRDLGGDGTITSGILRGIEDGWFTSEIAESAFAYQAALEKGDKRIVGVNVHTGTVTKDLEILRISHEVELEQRKTLARRRAARDGAGVRRALDELAAACRTDVNLIPAMLDAARAEATLGEICGVLRHEWGVYREPARF is encoded by the coding sequence ATGGATGCCGAGCAGATCGCCGCCGGCCGTGCGCGCTGGCAGGCCCGGTACGACGCGGCCCGCAAACGGGACGCGGACTTCACCACGCTCTCCGGCGAGCCGGTCGCGCCGCTCTACGGCCCCCCGCCCGACGCCGACCTGCCCGGCTTCGCGCGGATCGGCTGGCCCGGCGAGTTCCCGTACACGCGCGGGCTGTATCCGACCGGCTACCGCGGCCGGGCGTGGACCATCCGGCAGTTCTCCGGGTTCGGCAACGCGCGGCAGACCAACGAGCGGTACAAGATGCTGCTCGCGGCCGGGGGCGGCGGCCTCTCCGTGGCGTTCGACATGCCCACGCTGATGGGGTACGACTCGGACGACGCCCGCGCGCTCGGCGAGGTCGGGCACTGCGGCGTCGCGGTGGACTCGGCCGCGGACATGGACGTGCTCTTCGACGGCATCGACCTGGGCGCGGTCACCACCAGCATGACCATCTCCGGCCCGGCCGTGCCGATCTTCTGCATGTACCTGGTGGCCGCGGAGCGTCAGGGCGCCGCGCTCGGGTCGCTGGACGGCACGCTGCAGACCGACATCTTCAAGGAGTACATCGCGCAGAAGGAGTGGCTGTTCGCGCCGGAGCCGCACCTGCGCCTGATCGGCGACCTGATGGAGTTCTGCGCGGCGGAGATCCCGCGCTACAAGCCGCTGTCCGTCTCCGGCTACCACATCCGGGAGGCGGGCTCGACGGCCGCGCAGGAGTTGGCGTACACGCTGGCGGACGGCTTCGGCTACGTGGAACTGGGCCTGTCCCGGGGGCTGGACGTCAACCGGTTCGCGCCCGGGCTGAGCTTCTTCTTCGACGCGCACGTGGACTTCTTCGAGGAGATCGCGAAGTTCCGGGCCGCGCGCCGGATCTGGGCCCGCTGGCTGCGCGACGTCTACGGCGCCACCGACGAGCGCGCGATGTGGCTGCGCTTCCACACGCAGACCGCGGGCGTGTCGCTCACCGCGCAACAGCCGGTCAACAACGTGGTACGGACCGCGGTGGAGGCGCTCGCGGCCGTGCTCGGCGGCACCAACTCGCTGCACACCAACGCGCTGGACGAGACGCTGGCGCTGCCCACCGAGGAGTCCGCGGAGATCGCGCTGCGCACCCAGCAGGTGCTGATGGAGGAGACCGGCGTGGCGAACGTGGCCGACCCGCTCGGCGGCTCCTGGTACGTGGAGGCGCTCACCGACCGGATCGAGGAGGCGGCCGAGGCGATCTTCACGCGCATCCGCGACCTCGGCGGCGACGGCACCATCACGTCCGGCATCCTGCGCGGCATCGAGGACGGCTGGTTCACCTCGGAGATCGCCGAGTCGGCGTTCGCGTACCAGGCGGCGCTGGAGAAGGGCGACAAGCGGATCGTCGGCGTGAACGTCCACACCGGTACGGTCACGAAGGACCTGGAGATCCTGCGCATCTCGCACGAGGTCGAGCTGGAGCAGCGCAAGACGCTGGCCCGGCGGCGCGCCGCGCGGGACGGCGCGGGGGTGCGGCGCGCGCTGGACGAGCTGGCGGCGGCGTGCCGTACCGACGTGAACCTGATCCCGGCCATGCTGGACGCCGCCCGCGCGGAGGCCACGCTCGGCGAGATCTGCGGCGTGCTGCGTCACGAGTGGGGCGTCTACCGGGAGCCGGCCCGCTTCTGA